A stretch of the bacterium genome encodes the following:
- a CDS encoding AMP-binding protein — protein MIKRVANAYPEKLAIIEDEEKISYQQLWQEIESLSNALKLIGIRKNTRVAIILPNCKEFIYSFLALLNITAIAVPLKPQMTCWELNGIFKNCTPKALILTPSLLNKILGEKPFLLKNKIIILKEEKHEIRIMDKNGYLENVTLHTFCTLLKMGKEQGTRKRRIQTPPRQVASINYTYRGYGYPLGAMLTHNNYIHGAYNYIRHRKSSPDETVLLVLPCNHILPLVGCILVPLLVGGKIALLDSYSPKHILRAISSFNVNILVMVPTLFHILVNYYRNEKHDISSLKYGISGGSFMHFQLSKLIKDKMNLDIIQGYGLTECQPVTCNFLTNNKPDTLGFPLHNVQIKIIDEKENDCGTDRIGEILIKTSQTMLGYYRNKSDTKKVIKNGWFYSGDYGKLDEDGYLHFKGLKKDIVKVGGNVIDLLEIKKCILFIDGIKNIIFDIQDDDLWGSKIRVNLWVDSNCVNYSSNDVKKFLGEYLSLYKIPSEIIIWENK, from the coding sequence TTGATAAAAAGGGTGGCGAATGCGTACCCTGAAAAGCTGGCTATCATTGAAGATGAAGAAAAAATTTCATATCAGCAGTTGTGGCAAGAGATAGAATCGTTGTCAAATGCCTTGAAATTAATAGGCATAAGAAAGAATACCAGAGTCGCTATTATTCTTCCTAATTGTAAAGAATTTATTTATAGTTTCCTCGCCCTTCTCAATATCACTGCCATCGCCGTGCCTTTGAAACCCCAAATGACATGCTGGGAACTTAACGGAATTTTTAAAAATTGTACTCCTAAAGCCTTGATTCTCACTCCGAGCCTTCTCAATAAGATACTTGGTGAAAAACCTTTCCTTTTAAAAAATAAGATAATAATTCTTAAGGAAGAAAAACATGAAATACGAATCATGGATAAGAATGGGTACTTGGAAAATGTAACGTTACATACTTTTTGCACTCTTCTTAAGATGGGAAAAGAACAAGGCACTCGAAAGAGGAGAATACAAACTCCTCCAAGACAGGTAGCCAGTATTAATTATACTTACCGTGGCTATGGTTATCCACTGGGTGCAATGCTAACTCATAATAATTATATCCATGGTGCATATAATTATATCAGACACAGGAAATCATCACCTGATGAAACAGTTCTTTTAGTTTTACCTTGTAACCATATTCTCCCTTTAGTAGGGTGCATTTTAGTACCCTTGCTTGTTGGAGGTAAGATAGCTCTATTAGATAGCTACAGCCCAAAGCATATCCTTCGGGCTATCTCATCGTTTAATGTAAACATCCTGGTCATGGTGCCAACATTATTCCATATATTAGTAAATTATTATAGAAACGAAAAGCACGATATATCTTCTTTAAAATATGGAATATCAGGCGGCAGTTTCATGCACTTTCAACTTAGTAAGCTCATAAAAGACAAAATGAATCTTGATATTATACAAGGATATGGATTGACCGAATGCCAACCTGTAACTTGTAATTTTTTAACTAATAATAAACCAGATACATTGGGTTTCCCACTTCACAATGTCCAAATAAAAATCATAGATGAGAAAGAAAATGATTGCGGAACTGATAGAATTGGAGAAATTCTGATAAAAACGTCACAAACTATGCTAGGGTATTATAGAAACAAGAGTGATACAAAAAAGGTTATTAAAAATGGCTGGTTTTATTCTGGAGATTATGGAAAATTAGATGAAGATGGTTATCTCCATTTTAAGGGGTTAAAGAAAGATATTGTAAAGGTAGGTGGTAACGTTATTGACCTTTTGGAAATTAAAAAATGCATATTATTTATTGATGGAATTAAGAATATCATTTTTGACATACAAGATGATGATTTATGGGGATCTAAGATAAGGGTTAATCTATGGGTTGATAGTAATTGTGTAAATTACTCATCTAATGACGTAAAAAAATTTCTCGGAGAATATTTAAGCTTATATAAAATTCCTAGCGAAATAATTATTTGGGAAAATAAATGA
- a CDS encoding radical SAM protein codes for MIDNQKLRKNLPKLQLALISPASNGLKMNLDHIYLVSQEKIAEKIPSQYLFSPFSRWSGMGLGLLIISALTPDIFQIDLIDENIKDIDFNKKYDLIAISLITQQAPRAYIIADSFRAKGIPVILGGIHPTIMKDEAKAHADSIIIGEAEELWTTVIEDFLNKDLKSIYYSNDSVDLSKSPIPRYDLLDFSKYKIAWIQTTRGCPHGCEFCAASNIFGKRYRHKSIQQVINEVQYIKRLTNIQIGFADDNMFVNREFSYTLLKELKKLNINWITQTDISVGEDDELLELLRKSGCNSLFIGFESLSKRNLTSDDRENWKLKYIDNYATLIKNIQSYGIGVLGAFILGFDEDEESTFNELAEFIISNNLYASQLTILTPLPGTRLRERLLRENRVISSDWNRYTFLDVNFIPKRMSPQRLQEGLYEVFQKVYDREVRIKVAQHFKKIYHDLRHDPGEKVQKSRK; via the coding sequence ATGATAGATAATCAAAAATTAAGGAAAAACCTACCGAAATTACAATTGGCTCTAATTTCTCCAGCCTCAAATGGTTTAAAAATGAACTTGGACCACATATATCTGGTATCTCAAGAGAAGATTGCTGAGAAAATTCCATCGCAGTATTTATTTTCTCCTTTTTCCCGCTGGTCTGGAATGGGTTTGGGATTGTTAATAATTAGTGCATTAACTCCAGATATTTTCCAAATAGATTTAATAGACGAAAATATAAAGGATATTGACTTTAACAAAAAGTACGACTTAATAGCTATCTCTTTAATAACACAACAAGCACCTCGGGCATATATTATCGCGGATTCTTTTCGTGCAAAGGGAATACCTGTCATCCTAGGTGGAATTCATCCAACAATAATGAAAGATGAAGCAAAGGCACATGCTGATTCAATTATTATTGGAGAAGCAGAAGAATTATGGACAACAGTAATAGAAGATTTTTTAAATAAAGACCTCAAAAGTATTTATTATTCTAACGATTCCGTCGATTTATCAAAGTCACCTATACCCAGATACGACCTACTTGATTTCTCAAAGTATAAGATCGCTTGGATACAAACGACACGCGGATGTCCACATGGTTGTGAGTTTTGTGCAGCATCAAATATATTCGGAAAAAGGTATAGGCATAAATCTATTCAACAAGTAATTAACGAAGTTCAATATATAAAGAGGCTTACTAATATTCAGATTGGATTTGCAGACGATAATATGTTTGTTAATAGAGAGTTTTCATATACATTGTTAAAAGAACTAAAAAAGTTAAATATTAACTGGATTACTCAAACAGATATATCCGTTGGAGAAGATGACGAGTTATTGGAATTGTTAAGAAAAAGTGGATGTAATTCACTATTTATTGGATTTGAAAGCCTATCTAAAAGAAATCTGACTTCTGATGATCGAGAGAATTGGAAGTTAAAATATATTGATAATTATGCAACACTTATAAAAAATATTCAGTCTTATGGGATAGGTGTTTTGGGTGCTTTTATATTGGGCTTTGATGAAGATGAAGAATCTACTTTTAATGAGTTAGCTGAATTTATCATTAGTAATAACTTATATGCCTCTCAATTGACTATTTTAACTCCCCTTCCTGGTACCAGATTAAGAGAAAGACTTTTAAGAGAAAATAGAGTAATATCTAGTGATTGGAATCGTTATACTTTCCTTGATGTTAACTTTATCCCAAAACGCATGTCACCTCAAAGGTTACAAGAAGGACTATATGAAGTTTTCCAAAAGGTATACGATAGAGAAGTTAGGATAAAAGTTGCCCAGCATTTTAAAAAAATATATCATGATTTAAGGCATGATCCCGGAGAGAAAGTGCAAAAGTCTAGGAAGTGA
- a CDS encoding ATP-binding protein, translating into MKFYENTMRQKVKNVFYLLREGGNFTIFYENVKIENSLGAMKINYENPLIKWFTNVRKQLVQERIIKIDDNHSLKKEDIESWLQDISGKEKFQDLRRELLALLDEINRLNGAIFFPSYYKDELMGILALGEKQKGIYRPEELKVFHTMAENAAMVFKGSQLTASVVEAENIKKLEKAKSEFFANVSHELRTPLTNIILPIQNVLEKIGHKITPENREEKESILRNAHKLLKRINEILDISKLESGKMQLEVSLRDVNSILEDIVAVSSIGAKERGISLLFVPDNTIPKIYVDTEKIEKVFSNLVSNALKFTPPQGKVEIRTREAADYLEVIVSDTGIGIAQADIPCIFERFRQLDGSSSRKYEGTGIGLSLARELVELHHGSIEVASELNRGTTFTVRLLKGNDHFPKGVIRQELEKPHISDGFAERRIIGEHQKADRREADRRKMSSVDRVSIDLLQLQFSDMLPGRSLPRAAHDAAGKAHGNGGLHASVGSAESAGKETILIVDDNRDLAANIAHCFTPEHQVSIAYDGKQALEMIAKEPPALVISDVMMPEMDGYELCGKIKSSERTQHIPVILLTAKAAVEDRITGLKQGADEYLAKPFNAKELMAVVDSLLTKKELQAQLNKTNQELKKALHELKETEAELVHTAKLAAVGQLAAGVAHEIHNPASAIDNCLQIIAKRVEKVTSNKATFEEIYPDLAKALTLGKTSLGRVQNIVDSLLGFSRKNREGFNFVDIHTGINDTLSLLDHQCRGMIQIHKEFGQIEKIEVDLQQINQVFMNLLSNAIHAIEAKRAKGADCGNIWISTGIDGEDVIIKITDDGMGISKYNLDKIFDPFFTTKELGKGTGLGLNISYRIIKNHNGDISVDSKENEGTTFTLRIPRRMGQGAAGGV; encoded by the coding sequence ATGAAGTTCTATGAGAATACCATGCGGCAGAAGGTGAAGAATGTCTTTTATTTACTCAGAGAAGGAGGAAATTTCACTATCTTTTATGAAAATGTCAAAATCGAAAACTCCCTTGGAGCCATGAAAATAAATTATGAAAACCCTCTGATTAAGTGGTTTACAAACGTTAGAAAGCAGTTGGTTCAAGAGAGGATTATTAAGATTGATGACAATCATTCACTAAAGAAAGAAGATATTGAATCCTGGCTGCAGGACATTTCGGGAAAAGAAAAATTCCAAGATCTGCGCAGAGAGTTACTAGCCCTTCTCGACGAAATAAACCGCCTCAATGGCGCTATTTTCTTCCCCAGCTACTACAAGGACGAATTAATGGGCATATTAGCCTTGGGTGAAAAGCAGAAGGGCATTTACCGGCCAGAGGAGTTGAAGGTCTTTCATACTATGGCGGAAAATGCCGCCATGGTTTTCAAAGGTTCCCAATTGACTGCCTCGGTCGTAGAGGCAGAAAATATCAAAAAGCTTGAAAAGGCTAAGTCGGAATTTTTTGCCAATGTCAGTCATGAGCTTCGCACGCCGCTTACCAACATTATCCTGCCTATTCAGAATGTACTGGAGAAGATCGGGCACAAGATAACTCCGGAGAACCGAGAGGAGAAGGAGTCCATCCTGCGCAATGCTCACAAGCTGCTCAAGCGTATCAATGAGATATTGGACATATCGAAGCTCGAATCCGGCAAGATGCAACTGGAGGTGAGCCTCCGGGATGTTAACAGTATTCTGGAGGATATTGTGGCTGTCTCTTCAATTGGGGCTAAGGAAAGGGGGATTAGTCTGCTCTTTGTGCCGGACAATACCATTCCCAAAATTTACGTAGATACAGAAAAAATAGAGAAAGTATTTTCAAACCTGGTCAGTAATGCCTTAAAATTCACTCCTCCGCAGGGAAAAGTGGAAATCAGGACCAGGGAGGCAGCAGATTACCTGGAGGTGATTGTCAGCGACACGGGAATTGGCATTGCCCAGGCAGACATTCCCTGCATCTTTGAAAGATTCCGGCAACTTGACGGCTCAAGTTCCCGGAAGTATGAGGGAACAGGCATTGGCCTTTCCCTGGCCAGGGAGCTGGTTGAATTGCATCATGGATCTATTGAGGTAGCCAGCGAGTTGAACAGGGGGACTACCTTCACGGTCCGATTACTCAAGGGGAACGATCATTTCCCAAAAGGTGTAATCCGGCAAGAGCTGGAAAAGCCCCATATAAGTGATGGATTTGCGGAACGCAGAATTATTGGCGAACACCAGAAGGCTGACCGGAGAGAGGCTGACAGACGGAAAATGAGCTCAGTGGACAGGGTTTCTATTGACCTGTTGCAGCTTCAATTCTCCGATATGCTGCCTGGCCGGTCTTTGCCTCGGGCTGCTCATGACGCAGCAGGTAAAGCTCATGGAAATGGCGGGCTTCATGCGTCTGTCGGATCTGCTGAATCTGCCGGGAAAGAGACTATCCTGATTGTCGATGACAATAGAGATCTGGCCGCTAATATTGCCCACTGTTTTACCCCAGAGCACCAGGTATCCATAGCTTATGATGGAAAGCAGGCATTGGAAATGATTGCTAAAGAGCCTCCAGCCCTTGTCATTTCGGATGTCATGATGCCTGAAATGGATGGCTACGAGTTGTGTGGGAAGATTAAGTCCAGCGAGCGGACGCAGCATATTCCGGTTATTCTCTTAACCGCCAAGGCGGCTGTTGAAGACAGGATAACCGGCCTGAAACAGGGTGCCGATGAATATCTTGCCAAACCGTTTAATGCCAAGGAATTGATGGCTGTTGTTGACTCCCTGTTAACCAAAAAAGAGCTTCAGGCGCAATTAAACAAAACCAACCAGGAATTGAAAAAAGCCCTGCATGAGCTGAAAGAGACCGAGGCTGAGTTAGTACATACTGCAAAACTGGCGGCGGTAGGACAACTGGCTGCCGGTGTGGCGCACGAGATTCATAACCCGGCCTCGGCCATAGACAATTGCCTGCAAATAATAGCCAAAAGGGTAGAAAAGGTCACCAGCAACAAGGCGACGTTCGAGGAAATATACCCTGACCTGGCCAAGGCTCTTACCCTGGGAAAGACCTCGTTAGGCAGGGTCCAGAATATTGTGGATTCTCTCTTGGGATTCTCCCGCAAGAACAGGGAAGGATTCAACTTTGTGGATATCCACACCGGAATCAACGATACTCTTTCCCTTCTCGATCATCAATGCAGGGGCATGATTCAAATTCATAAGGAATTCGGACAGATTGAAAAAATCGAGGTTGATTTGCAGCAAATCAATCAGGTTTTCATGAACCTTCTCTCCAATGCGATTCACGCCATCGAGGCCAAAAGGGCAAAAGGTGCAGATTGCGGAAATATCTGGATATCCACTGGCATCGATGGAGAAGATGTGATTATCAAGATCACGGATGACGGCATGGGGATTTCCAAATATAATCTTGATAAGATCTTTGATCCCTTTTTTACCACCAAGGAGCTGGGAAAAGGCACTGGCCTGGGGCTCAATATCAGCTACCGGATCATCAAAAACCATAATGGCGATATTTCTGTGGATAGTAAGGAAAACGAGGGGACTACCTTTACCCTCAGGATCCCCAGGCGGATGGGGCAGGGAGCAGCCGGGGGAGTATAA